The nucleotide window TCAATTACATTTTTGAGTCGCTCAAAATCCTTGAGAAGCTTGTCTGTGTCATCTTCCTGAAGTCTAACTTTTAGTGCGTGGTCGAATCTTCGCCTTCGGATCGCCGCATCGAAGCATTGCTGCCGAGGATGAACATACGCACCACGTCCGTTTACCTTCCCGGAGGGGTCAATGTGAATAAATCCATCCACCGCCCTGACCACACGAACGAGCTCCGGCTTGTCTGCGACCTGGCGGCAAGCGATGCACGTGCGGCCGTGAGTTTTTCGGCCCGCGCTCAACGCT belongs to Actinomycetota bacterium and includes:
- a CDS encoding YlxR family protein, coding for MSAGRKTHGRTCIACRQVADKPELVRVVRAVDGFIHIDPSGKVNGRGAYVHPRQQCFDAAIRRRRFDHALKVRLQEDDTDKLLKDFERLKNVIEFDAHKEGDSS